A part of Streptococcus porcinus genomic DNA contains:
- a CDS encoding DUF5945 family protein, producing MTKDWTFDQPLDDNTPTSSTEERAKIAALFHKENQEGAEDVDYVAAFEMEQQKSKNQMAPQQKTQEQSTPKEVSSSTITNDYKKHLADVMAKNNEDIRQSQKKIEELHQLIDDKNKQNKKLQAISVAIDDL from the coding sequence ATGACAAAAGATTGGACTTTTGACCAACCCTTAGATGATAACACACCGACATCTTCCACAGAAGAACGTGCGAAGATTGCGGCACTATTTCATAAAGAAAACCAAGAGGGCGCTGAAGACGTTGATTATGTGGCAGCCTTTGAAATGGAACAACAAAAGTCTAAAAATCAGATGGCTCCACAGCAAAAAACTCAAGAGCAATCCACACCAAAAGAGGTGTCCTCCTCAACCATTACAAACGACTACAAGAAACATCTAGCCGATGTGATGGCTAAGAATAATGAGGACATTCGTCAAAGCCAGAAGAAAATTGAAGAGCTGCACCAGTTGATTGATGACAAAAATAAGCAAAATAAGAAATTACAAGCCATTTCAGTAGCCATTGATGACTTGTAA
- a CDS encoding polyprenyl synthetase family protein encodes MRNLPEIVLTKKEKGFLFEIDSRIKALLLELPKQYHDILQVVNGNRFRPLLTYYGYTLYSNELNETIYHSATAIELIHKASIIIDDIIDQDEKRHGLPTVHQQYSINEALIITVFLLGKCIELLSNIDDSTIRLFSQMISKMCQGTLSELNIDDNVTLSEVKYILDNQTSQVIQNSLIIGMKSYDDSIYNQYLETIGYKLGYLFQLLNDCEAYFNPKFAMKYKGNANLDINKQRKNLCFSYLEQFLNYKEKIELNNGNYSILNHLLKKYQILDYVRQEIHCIELDIQSHLNHLGEELNTDRLTLFIRYAINLAKARANF; translated from the coding sequence TTGAGAAATTTACCAGAAATTGTATTAACTAAAAAAGAGAAGGGCTTCCTATTTGAAATTGATTCTAGGATAAAAGCATTATTACTAGAGCTACCAAAACAGTACCATGATATTTTACAAGTAGTGAATGGTAATCGCTTTCGTCCTTTGTTAACCTACTACGGGTATACATTATACTCTAATGAATTGAATGAAACGATTTACCATTCTGCTACTGCGATAGAGTTGATTCATAAAGCATCAATTATCATTGATGATATTATTGATCAGGATGAAAAAAGGCACGGTTTGCCAACGGTTCATCAGCAATATTCTATAAATGAAGCTTTAATTATAACAGTATTTTTATTGGGGAAATGTATAGAATTATTATCGAATATTGATGATTCGACCATTCGGTTGTTTAGTCAAATGATTAGTAAGATGTGTCAAGGAACACTAAGTGAGTTAAATATTGATGATAACGTAACTCTTTCAGAAGTCAAATACATTCTAGACAATCAAACATCTCAAGTTATCCAAAACAGTTTGATAATTGGTATGAAATCATATGATGACTCTATTTATAATCAGTATTTAGAGACAATAGGTTATAAATTAGGTTACTTATTTCAGTTGTTAAATGATTGCGAAGCTTACTTTAACCCAAAATTTGCAATGAAATATAAAGGAAATGCTAATTTAGATATTAATAAACAACGTAAAAATTTATGCTTTTCATATTTGGAACAATTTCTAAATTATAAAGAGAAAATAGAACTTAATAATGGGAATTACTCTATTTTAAATCATCTACTTAAAAAGTATCAAATACTAGATTATGTGAGGCAAGAAATTCATTGCATAGAGTTGGATATACAGTCCCATTTAAATCATTTAGGAGAAGAGCTTAATACAGATCGCTTAACACTTTTTATTCGTTATGCCATCAATTTGGCTAAAGCAAGAGCTAATTTTTAA
- a CDS encoding toprim domain-containing protein, giving the protein MTRIERMKQKAILDVAESLGYSFKRLSGQVYEHPEHDSFRIFADTNTFKWFSRDIQGDVIDFVQLVTGVSFKKALSYLETGDFEQTKIVEETYQPFRYYLREEPFDQARIYLNDIRGLSDDTINAFGRQGLLAQAHYQTKTFQESVLVFKSYNHQGQLEGASLQGLVKNGQRHVRGYLKKIMKDSHGYVGMSFDIGKPKRLIFCESVIDMMSYYQLHQKQLSDVRLVSMEGLKLSVIAYQSLRLAAEELGKLAFLDTVKPSRLTHYLHAIQETTTFFQTHTGLLTLAVDNDEAGRDFCQKLSDKGLPIETDLPPLQELETKADWNDIVKGHSNHSLKDMIQSAKLQVIRSNSPPRKNTALEL; this is encoded by the coding sequence ATGACTAGAATTGAAAGAATGAAACAAAAGGCGATTTTAGATGTGGCAGAAAGTCTAGGTTATTCTTTTAAACGACTATCAGGGCAAGTCTATGAACATCCAGAACACGATTCTTTTAGGATTTTTGCGGATACCAATACTTTCAAATGGTTTTCACGTGACATCCAAGGAGATGTGATTGATTTTGTTCAATTAGTGACAGGAGTGTCTTTTAAAAAAGCCCTGTCTTACCTTGAAACTGGAGACTTTGAACAAACTAAGATCGTCGAAGAGACTTACCAACCCTTTCGTTATTATCTAAGAGAAGAACCATTTGACCAAGCACGGATATACCTGAATGACATTCGTGGTCTAAGTGATGACACTATCAATGCTTTTGGCAGACAAGGTCTATTAGCACAGGCCCATTACCAGACAAAGACCTTTCAAGAATCAGTCCTTGTCTTTAAGAGTTACAATCATCAGGGGCAATTAGAAGGGGCAAGTCTTCAAGGACTTGTCAAAAATGGTCAGAGACATGTTCGAGGTTACCTCAAAAAAATCATGAAAGACTCTCATGGATATGTGGGAATGAGCTTTGATATTGGAAAACCGAAACGTCTTATCTTTTGTGAATCGGTAATTGATATGATGAGTTATTATCAACTCCATCAGAAGCAGTTATCAGATGTGCGTTTAGTTTCTATGGAAGGTCTAAAACTCTCTGTGATTGCGTATCAGTCATTACGATTAGCAGCTGAGGAACTGGGCAAACTTGCTTTTTTAGATACTGTCAAACCAAGTCGATTAACGCATTACCTTCATGCTATACAAGAGACGACTACTTTCTTTCAGACGCACACAGGGTTATTAACCTTAGCTGTTGATAATGATGAAGCAGGGCGAGACTTTTGTCAGAAATTATCTGATAAAGGACTTCCCATTGAAACAGACTTACCACCATTACAGGAACTGGAAACTAAAGCAGATTGGAACGATATTGTGAAAGGTCATAGTAATCATTCTTTAAAGGACATGATACAATCTGCCAAGTTACAAGTTATCCGAAGCAATTCTCCGCCTAGAAAAAATACCGCTTTAGAATTGTGA
- a CDS encoding tyrosine-type recombinase/integrase gives MDYTIISTYLDYCKTHKRLSSHTLRAYKNDLIQFCNSDHDCVVSYIEYLTNSAIKTNTLRRKIASLKVFYSYLMTQNIISENPFNQLRFQFRTEKTLPKIIPHNILKNLYAYLKQKVITSKTNFQRQKAERNLLIVSILLSTGIRISELCHIQIKNINLQNQTLHIFGKGKKERIIFLGDETTVLLLKTYLANYCNQSDKYLFPGKFSQNPLTEQSVRLVLKTVRKQMNLATTITPHMFRHSFATMLLDNDVDIRYIQQILGHSSISITQIYTHVSQSKQKEILTSCNPIASVHN, from the coding sequence ATGGATTACACTATTATTTCTACTTACTTAGATTATTGCAAAACCCATAAACGTTTGAGTTCGCATACACTTCGGGCTTACAAAAATGATCTTATACAGTTTTGTAATTCAGACCACGATTGTGTAGTAAGTTATATCGAATACTTGACAAATTCAGCTATCAAAACCAATACCTTGAGACGTAAAATCGCTAGTTTAAAAGTTTTTTATAGTTATCTAATGACACAAAATATCATCTCTGAAAATCCATTTAATCAATTACGTTTTCAATTTCGAACAGAAAAAACACTACCTAAAATAATCCCCCACAATATTTTAAAAAATCTTTATGCTTACCTTAAGCAAAAAGTCATCACCTCTAAAACAAACTTTCAACGCCAAAAAGCTGAAAGAAATCTTCTAATAGTCTCTATTTTACTTTCAACAGGCATTCGAATTTCCGAACTTTGTCACATTCAAATAAAAAATATCAATCTTCAAAATCAAACACTCCATATTTTCGGAAAAGGAAAAAAAGAGCGTATTATTTTTTTAGGCGATGAAACAACAGTTCTACTACTAAAAACGTATCTAGCAAACTACTGTAATCAATCAGATAAGTATCTTTTCCCAGGCAAATTCTCTCAGAATCCTCTGACAGAACAAAGCGTTCGCCTTGTTTTAAAAACAGTACGAAAACAAATGAACCTCGCTACTACCATCACTCCTCATATGTTCAGGCATAGTTTTGCAACAATGCTTTTAGATAACGATGTGGATATTCGATATATCCAGCAGATACTTGGCCATAGTTCCATCTCCATCACTCAAATTTATACCCACGTCTCACAGTCGAAACAAAAGGAAATTTTGACTTCTTGTAACCCTATCGCTTCTGTTCATAACTAA
- a CDS encoding DUF5965 family protein, translating to MSVIERLAERVARQEEKVAKETEKLETYRSQLQTAMYQAFIKRQQNSPWTFDEALTQAFGQYEQELKPSDNRNEE from the coding sequence ATGAGTGTGATTGAACGCCTAGCCGAAAGAGTAGCTAGGCAAGAGGAAAAAGTTGCGAAAGAAACGGAAAAATTAGAAACCTATCGCAGTCAATTACAAACAGCGATGTATCAAGCCTTTATCAAACGCCAACAAAATAGTCCCTGGACGTTTGATGAAGCATTGACGCAAGCCTTTGGCCAATATGAACAAGAACTAAAACCATCAGATAATAGAAATGAGGAATAA